A single Oncorhynchus kisutch isolate 150728-3 linkage group LG19, Okis_V2, whole genome shotgun sequence DNA region contains:
- the LOC116355072 gene encoding kelch-like protein 42: protein MSSEQIIVIVMDDKTYNVNKGKLIEKSDYFRALYSSGMRESREDSVQLQGLSVPGLELVLEFINTSKVKVVNETLEDLIETASFLQVTSILKLLSSEIRQENCVELYSLSEVYGTHDLHNACLRYMSCHYHPMLRRPEFSDLPAALRNQVREMRMKGTATLVAIGLFTCLALDLPDQDEPWSMLRYGEVEQRWKPLANNLPSDMVNVRGYGSAVLDNYLFIVGGYRMTSQEISAAHCYNPCRNEWNQVAPLNQKRSNFKLLAVRGKLYAVGGQCQGTVECYSPEQDWWTCVSSLPDPLAEFSACECQGMIYVMGGYTARDRNTSVLRYCPTSDSWTVFRSCSAHVRKQQMLSVEDTIYLVGGYTHELEPGPGRRASQTEDMLTVQSYNVITGEWLHLKDNTSKSGLNLTCTLHNDGVYIMSRDVSLPTSLEHRVFLKYNIFSDAWEAFRRFPALGQNMLLCSLYLPKVL from the exons ATGTCATCCGAACAAATAATCGTAATTGTCATGGATGACAAAACGTACAACGTCAACAAAGGCAAGTTGATAGAAAAAAGCGACTACTTCCGTGCACTGTACAGCTCTGGGATGCGCGAGTCCAGAGAGGATTCAGTGCAACTGCAGGGGCTGAGTGTGCCAGGGCTCGAGCTGGTCCTGGAGTTTATCAACACCTCCAAAGTGAAAGTAGTCAACGAGACCCTGGAAGACCTGATTGAGACTGCATCTTTTTTGCAAGTCACCTCTATCCTAAAACTCCTTTCGTCTGAAATTCGACAAGAGAATTGTGTGGAACTATACAGCCTATCTGAGGTATATGGAACTCATGATCTACACAACGCTTGTCTCAGATATATGAGCTGTCACTACCACCCGATGCTGCGGAGACCAGAGTTCAGCGACTTACCTGCTGCTCTGCGCAACCAGGTTAGAGAGATGCGTATGAAAGGCACAGCCACTCTGGTGGCTATCGGACTCTTCACCTGTCTGGCTCTGGACCTACCAGACCAGGACGAGCCCTGGTCCATGCTGAGGTATGGGGAAGTAGAGCAGCGTTGGAAGCCGCTCGCTAACAACCTGCCCTCTGACATGGTCAATGTGAGAGGCTACGGCTCAGCCGTGTTGGACAACTACCTGTTCATTGTCGGTGGGTACAGAATGACCAGCCAGGAGATCTCAGCGGCACACTGTTACAACCCCTGTAGAAATGAATGGAACCAGGTAGCCCCCCTGAACCAgaagag GTCCAACTTCAAGCTGCTGGCGGTACGAGGGAAGCTGTATGCAGTGGGAGGCCAGTGTCAGGGCACTGTGGAGTGCTACAGCCCTGAGCAGGACTGGTGGACCTGTGTGTCGTCACTACCCGACCCCCTGGCAGAGTTCTCTGCCTGCGAGTGCCAGGGCATGATCTACGTCATGGGAGGATATACTGCCAGAG ACAGGAATACCAGCGTACTACGCTACTGCCCCACCTCTGACAGTTGGACAGTGTTCCGCTCCTGCTCGGCCCACGTGCGTAAGCAGCAGATGCTCTCGGTGGAAGATACCATCTACCTGGTAGGGGGGTACACCCACGAGCTGGAGCCAGGTCCAGGGCGGCGGGCCAGCCAGACGGAGGACATGCTGACGGTGCAGTCTTACAACGTGATCACGGGGGAGTGGCTCCACCTGAAGGACAACACCTCCAAGTCGGGCCTGAACCTCACGTGTACACTGCACAACGACGGGGTCTATATTATGTCGCGCGACGTCAGCCTGCCCACCAGCCTGGAGCACCGCGTCTTCCTCAAGTACAACATCTTCTCAGACGCCTGGGAGGCCTTCAGACGCTTCCCCGCGCTGGGCCAGAATATGCTACTCTGCTCCCTCTATCTGCCCAAAGTTCTGTGA